A part of Streptomyces sp. NBC_01235 genomic DNA contains:
- a CDS encoding type I restriction endonuclease subunit R — protein sequence MSPIHTESAFGDAIVAAMVERGWREARPQDYRADLGLDTNELFTFIGATQPDEWSELLTVYGGDPNEAQRGFAGRLDQAIATNGLLDVLRNGVKDRGVLLRVAYFKPNLVAHDSVLDGYQANRLTVVRELEYATKQADWGNRLDLALFLNGIPVATAELKNPLTKQGVEQAKEQYRTDRDPTELIFTRRVVANFAVDPDLVFVATQLKGKNTRFLPFNTGSNGPGQPGGAGNPDPTAFGTYATSYLWEQVWQPDNWLDLLQRFVHLHKSKTPGGGTTKTMVFPRFQQWDAVKKLTAHAATHGAGHDYLVMASAGSGKSNTIGWLAHRLSDLHTPTDPRELDAEAMAKGLKPGVPVFDKVIVITDRRNLDAQLRETVGNFEQTAGLVVKIDEKHGAKGEQLAKALSRDTGKIVTVTLHSFPALLDYLQRNPTEIQGSRFAIIVDEAHSSQSGDAATAVRSALRDLGLDSDSDDAGATTVKATAAATLGEQLKKRAEQRSRAANLSYFAFTATPKAKTLELFGTLQDIDGKATYRPFHTYSMRQAIEEGFILDPLRNYVTYNTYWKLVNQNPDEREVDPSKANGLLARYALTHDSTVAQHAQVIVEHFVAHSRGRLGGRAKSMVVAASRQSAVQMARAIKSYIKDRDYDTKFPDLGVLVAFSGSLTVDGEETTEPKENGGLSESALPKAFAYTRADDKAARAGGAGQREYRILVVAEKYQTGFDQPLLTTMYVNKTLTGISAVQTLSRLNRTAERKNQADLAVLDFVNDAEDIQESFRPYFEEANTLPSDPNLLYTAQSRVMQAAILSGQEMDEFAAAYFAAKEKAAGSQSKWEKLHAELYRLLSPAVARFTPLLESEDEDDQETAEGFRADLNDYVRKYGFLAQIVPYRDAELERLHLYGRYLLNRLPRRADGGVDIGEVDLSHMRVEKTGEYDVSLTAEGPTTMQGFGDGSGGAKEAEKSLLSQLIDKFNERFGTEFTEQDVIRPFEEAKADPKVRAAAVVNDEDNFGLVFDNVFADKMADHIDTIAGMGRQYFGPDKGFKSSLDRSARKAAWRMIRREEGLDDDV from the coding sequence ATGAGCCCCATCCACACGGAGTCCGCTTTCGGTGATGCCATCGTCGCCGCCATGGTCGAGCGTGGCTGGCGCGAGGCACGCCCGCAGGACTACCGGGCCGATCTCGGTCTGGACACCAACGAGTTGTTCACCTTCATCGGGGCAACCCAGCCCGACGAGTGGAGCGAGCTGCTCACCGTCTACGGCGGCGACCCGAACGAGGCTCAGCGCGGGTTCGCCGGTCGCCTCGACCAGGCCATCGCCACCAACGGGCTCCTCGACGTGCTCCGTAACGGCGTCAAGGACCGGGGCGTCCTTCTCCGCGTTGCCTACTTCAAGCCGAACCTCGTCGCCCATGACTCCGTGCTCGACGGTTACCAGGCCAACCGCCTCACCGTCGTCCGCGAACTCGAGTACGCGACGAAGCAGGCCGACTGGGGCAACCGGCTCGACCTCGCCCTCTTCCTCAACGGAATCCCCGTCGCCACGGCCGAGTTGAAGAACCCGCTGACCAAGCAGGGGGTGGAGCAGGCCAAGGAGCAGTACCGCACCGACCGGGACCCCACCGAGCTGATCTTCACGCGTCGGGTCGTCGCGAACTTCGCCGTGGACCCGGACCTAGTCTTCGTCGCCACCCAGCTCAAGGGCAAGAACACCCGCTTCCTCCCGTTCAACACTGGCTCCAACGGTCCCGGTCAGCCGGGCGGCGCCGGCAACCCGGACCCGACCGCCTTCGGCACGTACGCGACCTCGTACCTCTGGGAGCAGGTCTGGCAGCCGGACAACTGGCTGGACCTGCTCCAGCGGTTCGTGCACCTGCACAAGAGCAAGACGCCCGGCGGCGGCACGACGAAGACGATGGTCTTCCCGCGGTTCCAGCAGTGGGACGCGGTCAAGAAGCTCACCGCGCATGCCGCAACGCACGGCGCGGGACACGACTACCTGGTCATGGCCTCGGCCGGCTCGGGCAAGTCGAACACCATCGGCTGGCTCGCGCACCGCCTCAGCGACCTGCACACCCCGACCGACCCGCGCGAACTCGACGCCGAGGCCATGGCCAAGGGCCTCAAGCCGGGCGTGCCGGTCTTCGACAAGGTCATCGTCATCACCGACCGCCGCAACCTGGACGCGCAACTCCGGGAAACGGTCGGCAACTTCGAGCAGACCGCAGGCCTCGTCGTGAAGATCGACGAGAAGCACGGGGCGAAGGGCGAGCAGCTCGCCAAGGCCCTCTCCCGCGACACCGGGAAGATCGTCACCGTCACCCTGCACTCCTTCCCGGCGCTGCTCGACTACCTCCAGCGCAACCCCACCGAGATCCAGGGCAGCCGCTTCGCGATCATCGTGGACGAGGCGCACTCCTCGCAGTCCGGCGACGCCGCCACCGCTGTACGGTCCGCCCTGCGTGACCTCGGTCTGGACTCCGACTCGGACGACGCGGGCGCGACCACGGTCAAGGCCACGGCCGCCGCCACCCTCGGCGAGCAGCTCAAGAAGCGGGCCGAGCAGCGTTCCCGCGCCGCAAACCTCTCCTACTTCGCGTTCACCGCTACCCCGAAGGCCAAGACCCTCGAACTCTTCGGCACGCTCCAGGACATCGACGGCAAGGCGACCTACCGGCCCTTCCACACGTACTCCATGCGGCAGGCGATCGAGGAGGGCTTCATCCTCGACCCGCTGCGCAACTACGTCACGTACAACACGTACTGGAAGCTGGTGAACCAGAACCCCGACGAGCGGGAGGTCGACCCGTCGAAGGCTAACGGCCTGCTCGCCCGGTACGCGCTGACCCATGACTCGACGGTCGCCCAGCACGCCCAGGTGATCGTGGAGCACTTCGTGGCGCACAGCCGGGGCCGTCTCGGCGGACGGGCCAAGTCGATGGTGGTGGCCGCCTCGCGGCAGTCCGCCGTACAGATGGCGCGCGCGATCAAGAGCTACATCAAAGACCGGGACTACGACACCAAGTTCCCCGACCTGGGTGTCCTCGTCGCCTTCTCCGGCTCGCTCACCGTCGACGGCGAGGAGACCACCGAGCCCAAGGAGAACGGCGGGCTGTCGGAGAGCGCGCTGCCGAAGGCGTTCGCGTACACGCGTGCCGACGACAAGGCCGCCCGAGCCGGCGGTGCGGGCCAGCGTGAGTACAGGATCCTGGTCGTGGCGGAGAAGTACCAGACCGGGTTCGACCAGCCGCTGCTGACGACGATGTACGTCAACAAGACGCTGACCGGCATCTCCGCCGTCCAGACCCTGTCCCGGCTGAACCGGACCGCCGAGCGCAAGAACCAGGCCGACCTCGCGGTACTGGACTTCGTGAACGACGCCGAGGACATACAGGAGTCCTTCCGCCCGTACTTCGAGGAGGCGAATACCCTCCCCTCCGACCCCAACCTGCTCTACACCGCGCAGAGCCGGGTCATGCAGGCGGCGATCCTGTCCGGGCAGGAGATGGACGAGTTCGCCGCCGCGTACTTCGCCGCCAAGGAGAAGGCGGCAGGCTCGCAGTCCAAGTGGGAGAAGCTGCACGCAGAGCTGTACCGGCTGCTCTCCCCCGCCGTCGCTCGCTTCACGCCCCTGCTCGAAAGCGAGGACGAGGACGACCAGGAGACGGCGGAGGGCTTCCGCGCCGACCTCAACGACTACGTCAGGAAGTACGGCTTCCTCGCGCAGATCGTCCCCTACCGGGACGCCGAGCTGGAGCGGCTGCACCTCTACGGCCGCTACCTCCTCAACCGGCTGCCGCGCCGCGCGGACGGCGGCGTGGACATAGGGGAGGTCGACCTCAGCCACATGCGGGTGGAGAAGACGGGCGAGTACGACGTCTCCCTCACCGCCGAGGGGCCGACGACGATGCAGGGCTTCGGCGATGGCTCGGGCGGTGCGAAGGAGGCGGAGAAGTCGCTGCTCTCCCAGTTGATCGACAAGTTCAACGAACGCTTCGGCACGGAGTTCACCGAGCAGGACGTCATCCGCCCGTTCGAGGAGGCCAAGGCCGACCCGAAGGTGCGGGCGGCGGCCGTCGTCAACGACGAGGACAACTTCGGCCTCGTCTTCGACAACGTCTTCGCGGACAAGATGGCCGACCACATCGACACCATCGCGGGCATGGGCCGCCAGTACTTCGGCCCCGACAAGGGCTTCAAGTCCAGCCTGGACCGCAGCGCCCGCAAGGCCGCCTGGCGGATGATCCGCCGCGAAGAGGGCCTGGACGACGACGTCTGA
- a CDS encoding DUF397 domain-containing protein, which translates to MSVQLTESTVPVSAWFTSSYSSGGGGECVEVAATVDGIHIRDSKVRSGPVLTIAPDAWAGLVRLAADQTI; encoded by the coding sequence ATGAGTGTTCAGCTCACCGAGTCGACAGTGCCGGTGTCGGCCTGGTTCACGAGTAGCTACAGCAGTGGCGGGGGTGGTGAGTGTGTCGAGGTGGCAGCCACCGTCGACGGCATACACATCCGGGACTCCAAGGTCCGATCCGGACCGGTTCTGACGATCGCCCCCGACGCGTGGGCCGGGCTCGTCCGGCTGGCCGCCGACCAGACCATCTGA
- a CDS encoding helix-turn-helix domain-containing protein → MEPMESVEQGEAEGAREDAGPRPEDEPGSGVVTAFGRQLKLLRVRAGLERPEFGKLTGYAGQSIASFEQGRRIPSPRFIDRADEVLDAGGVLQALKEEVARAQYPAFFRDMARLEASAIGLSVYAALAVPGLLQTAEYAKAVFQMQRPLLDDDVIEQRLAARMARQEIFTRRPAPLLSFIIEEVVLRKPIGGVAVLRGQLEQILLVGQNRSVEIQVMPTEREDHAGLGGPFNLIDTAEGRRIAYTEVQDDSRLYTSTGKIRELEARYGILRSQALTPCESLAFIEELLGEK, encoded by the coding sequence ATGGAACCGATGGAGTCGGTGGAGCAGGGCGAGGCCGAGGGCGCGCGGGAAGACGCCGGGCCGAGGCCGGAGGACGAGCCGGGATCGGGTGTGGTGACGGCGTTCGGGCGGCAGTTGAAGCTGCTGCGGGTACGGGCGGGCCTGGAACGGCCGGAGTTCGGGAAGCTCACGGGCTACGCCGGCCAGTCGATCGCCTCCTTCGAGCAGGGGCGGCGGATCCCCTCGCCCAGGTTCATCGACCGCGCGGACGAGGTGCTGGACGCCGGGGGCGTCCTCCAGGCGTTGAAGGAGGAGGTGGCGCGGGCACAGTATCCGGCGTTCTTCCGGGACATGGCGCGGTTGGAGGCGAGTGCGATCGGCCTGTCCGTGTACGCGGCTCTTGCGGTGCCGGGCCTGTTGCAGACAGCGGAGTACGCGAAGGCCGTCTTCCAGATGCAGCGCCCTCTGCTCGATGACGACGTCATTGAACAGCGGTTGGCCGCACGGATGGCACGGCAGGAAATCTTCACTCGCCGCCCAGCCCCCCTTCTGAGCTTCATCATCGAGGAAGTGGTGCTGCGCAAGCCGATCGGTGGAGTGGCGGTACTCCGGGGGCAGTTGGAGCAGATCCTGCTCGTAGGGCAGAACCGCAGCGTGGAGATTCAGGTGATGCCGACTGAACGAGAAGACCATGCAGGGCTGGGCGGACCCTTCAATCTGATCGACACTGCTGAAGGGCGACGCATCGCGTACACCGAGGTACAGGACGACAGCCGCCTGTACACCAGCACTGGAAAGATCCGTGAGCTCGAAGCCCGATATGGCATTCTCCGGTCACAGGCGCTCACCCCCTGTGAGTCGCTGGCCTTCATCGAGGAACTGCTGGGAGAGAAATGA
- a CDS encoding ATP-binding protein, with amino-acid sequence MNNEIAAPSRIGQPIGPTSHFAMRFSSTPRGARLARRLAGQRLDAWGIPYDCDTHHALTLIVAELAANAIRHGRVSGRDFHLALARDARTVRIEVTDTRTEGVPVVPVAAIPTDLRDTGRGLLLVEHLADRWDWHPRRDGPGKTVWADYVLPTGG; translated from the coding sequence ATGAACAACGAGATCGCTGCTCCTTCTCGTATCGGTCAACCCATCGGCCCCACCAGTCACTTCGCGATGCGCTTCAGCTCCACGCCTCGCGGCGCACGGCTCGCCCGGCGGCTTGCCGGGCAGCGGCTGGACGCGTGGGGCATCCCCTACGACTGCGATACGCACCACGCGCTGACGCTGATCGTCGCCGAGCTGGCCGCCAACGCCATCCGGCACGGCCGGGTTTCCGGCCGCGACTTCCACCTCGCGTTGGCCCGCGACGCCCGGACCGTACGGATCGAGGTCACCGACACCCGCACCGAAGGCGTACCGGTCGTACCAGTCGCAGCGATTCCCACGGACCTCCGCGACACCGGCCGCGGTCTGCTCCTGGTGGAGCACCTCGCCGACCGCTGGGACTGGCACCCGCGCCGGGACGGCCCCGGCAAGACGGTCTGGGCGGACTACGTCCTGCCGACGGGAGGCTGA